DNA from Clarias gariepinus isolate MV-2021 ecotype Netherlands chromosome 11, CGAR_prim_01v2, whole genome shotgun sequence:
tgctttgtatgccgCAAAATTCCACTTTAATCAGACCTACATTGAGTTAACCTAGTCACATTAAACTGGCTTCTTGACCGTGCACTTGTACACAAAGCCCCAATCTAATTTATTGACAAGCTTTTCTGAAATTGCAATTAATCCTTAAAAGCGACTCAGTGCCTGACAGTAGGACGGTTTATCTGGCAATGATGTTGAATCAACGACGATGACTCATCATGTTCTGGTCCTTTGTTCATCCAATGAgattctctgtagaatgtgtaAGCCCCCCCCCCTCCTAGGGGCGCAAATTCAGCTGTATGGTTACGGAAGGAATCTTTTGGAGACAACCTTTTTGTTCCAGTCTGGGTTGAGAGAATTGTGCAATCCTGACCTCTGCAATAGTCgagtcaaatttatttttaaagcatgtttAACACAACACAGTTGACCGAAGTGCTGTACGATCCTAAAATAGCTGCAGACACAGAAATGGactcttaaaaacaataataataataagaaaatctaAATTGTAATGGAACAATATACaacaattaacatttaattttgtttttccattgtataaaattagcaaaaacagtgaaacaataaagaaataatcaagttaaataaaaaacggAGAGAAGAATACCTCATCGCTCTGTATTAAATGCCGAGTATAAAAAGGTATTAATatcttgtataaatattttttttatatgaccGGCTGTAACCCCCTGTGCATTAATGACCTGTGCAATAACTTgacttattcacacatttatactgtatattaatactgCGTATCTGCCGGATTCAGTTTAAGACTCAGGCTCTCCATCACCATCAATCAATTTCAACACGGGATCTAGTTGTGTTAAAGTGCATATAGATGCATAATGCTTTGCTTTTATTAAATGATGGCTAAAGTAGCACCAGGTTATGCaggttataaatttaattttaaatcagCGAATGAGTTTATCAAGTAATCACTCCTGTTTAAACGTCTAGTTTTAAAGGAAATATGTTCAAGGGCATGGAAGCTAACTGATCGGATAGTAAAATACTGTCGTTTATTTtactacaaaacataaaacgCCAATGtaatacatgttaaaaatactgcCTGTCCATTTTATGTTTACAAAGTCTGTGATTTACATACACTCGATTTTGTAGTTGCACAatcttttattgtttatttgccTCTCTGTTTGTACTACACACACGGGAAATATGAACTCGCTAATCATAGCATGGCCTCAATAACGTATGTATTACTTAGTGAGATTTATTGTGGTGATTCAATAAACACCTCTGTGTAAAgatcactgttttttatttattgtatatttattttataatttttttaatagaaatggTCGAGTCCATGAAGAAGGTTGCCGGGATGGACGTCGAGCTCACGGTCGAGGAGAGAAACCTGCTGTCGGTGGCGTACAAGAACGTCATAGGAGCCAGAAGAGCGTCATGGAGGATAATTAGCAGCATCGAGCAGAAAGAGGAAAACAAGGGTGGAGAGGACAAATTGAAGATGATCCGGGAGTACAGGCAAACAGTAAGGAGTTCCTGCGCAGTTAATACAATCTTAAAGcaattttcagttttgttccATGTCTTAGttgcaatgttttttattttatttatttattttatttatattcaggTCGAGACAGAGTTGAAATCTATTTGCAATGACATCCTCGATGTGCTGGACAAGCACCTAATTCCGGCTGCTAACTCAGGAGAGTCCAAGGTGTTCTACTacaaaatgtatgtaatttcatttacttAAGGTGAATCTTGAACAAATTTATGGGGCTGTTTTTAAATAGTGTCTAATAAATTAATATCATGATGTTGACATAATATGGTATAGATGGAGATATATTGGGTGTAATCATGATAAACATTTATCTTCAATGTTGGTGCTACttgcctgtttgtttgttttttttaagtcattattTTCTTAGGTGTAAGACATATCTAATTTGTTAActatttaaagaacacaagaaacatttcaattttttatttttttttttttttttaacagctgcCTCCGATTTAACCAGGGGGAAAATTGCAGATGAATGTGGTAAACATCTGTATGGTTGCATGGATGACACGCCTCACACATTCTGCTTGTGTGTCTGATTTTACAGGAAGGGCGACTACCACAGGTATCTCGCCGAGTTTGCCACAGGAAACGACAGGAAGGAGGCTGCAGAAAACAGTTTGGTTGCTTACAAAGCTGCTAGTGATATCGCAATGACAGACCTTCAACCTACACACCCTATCCGTTTGGGTCTCGCTTTGAACTTCTCTGTATTCTACTATGAAATCCTCAATTCTCCAGACCGTGCATGCAGGTGTGTCtcaattttaatatataactgtaaaagtttttttcttattcttattatagaTAGTCAGACTGAACAGTCGTCTCCTTATAATTAAAGAGGAAGCTCGTTTAAGTTGGTTCTTGCTTGAGGAAGACCGATCGGTGGCTGATGTTGGGAAAATGTTCGGGCTGAAATGTCAACTGTGCTCTAATGCCTTGCGTGGTTgtttaaatgaaatgcaaacAGGATAATGTGGTGGTTACTGGTTTCAGGTTGGCGAAGGCAGCGTTTGATGATGCTATCGCTGAGCTTGACACGTTGAGTGAAGAAAGCTACAAGGACTCCACACTCATCATGCAGTTGTTACGTGATAATCTGACACTATGGACTTCAGATATGCAGGGAGATGGTAAGGCACTCGGCATGCAGAGTACATCAGATTTTAAAATCGCAGGTAgctgttactaaaaaaaaataataaaaagggggggggggtgtttagGCATCTAACGTGCTTTCTCTGCCTTCATTGTTCTGGCAGGGATTTCCACTATATTTTGGAGCATGAATCGGTGAAGCTTTGACCATTTTAGCAACAAATGTATTTACCAAGATCAGGCTCTGATGTCAGAGCATAAGTCCTGGTACACGTCTGTCGTTTCTGTTCATCATACAGGTCTTCTTCCATTTCAAACACAGCACACCCTGTGTTCATGGAGCTTGTTTTATGCACAGAAGCGCACTATCGTTCTGAAAATGTTGCGGTCTGTTAATGTTAGTCAAGGGAAATGGCAATGCTAGagcaaataaaaatttctttctgttgagcttttttttaacattatggcAACGGTTTAAAGAAAACCTACATTAGTGTATTGGGCAGGTGTCTACAAAAATTTGGCCACATATAGTAATCTAATTGGcaatagaatatttttttcGCTTTTCAAGAATGAAATATTTTCATGCATATTGTGGGGACATCTCTTCCTCCATATATAGCAGTAGCCTGATATGctgccaattttttttaatatagagcATTATATGTCTACAGTAAGTCCCCTTATGACTTGCATTATGATTATGTACAATATTTTCCGTTTGTAAGAGAACGTATGGAATGTTCAAAGTCCCGGTGTATTGTACGTGTAAGCATGGGGGCGTGCAGGAGAAATGAGTGAGTCTCACTGGTTTCAGTGAATCAGTCTgagagaaaatgtctgtcctgtaaagctgtcctgatggtgaataatcctaattttagaAAATCTTTAATGAGACAATGAGACGGAGTTCACAGTCTGAAGCTGCTCTATTCGTTCAAGCacccattatttttttaatttaaacaaggtCAGATGCATCACCAGGATTCCCCTCGCAATTTAGAAGCGCAGTCTTGCAAGAGTATAATgcgggacaaaaaaaaaacaaacctgtgTTTTCATCATAtacatcatatatttgtgttaaaAGTGTACAGGACTCACCTTGTCTGACTTATGAACGAATCCAACTTACAAACGTTCTCCCGAACCTGAAAGCTTTCCTAAGTAAATTTACTTAAACATAAATCCTTCTGGTTATAAAACTACAGCCTCTAGCCAAAAACACATTATCTAGGTATAAACTCATATACACTTAACTGACTAACACAAgtctaaacatttcttttagaagtttttttctttttgtcttcaaattTGCTTGAATACCAGGACAGCTTTTAAATAAGGAGCACTGCATTTCTTGTATCCAGTGAGAAAATATTGAGTAATAGTGATGGTACTCGGGTAAATAATAATCCGAAGGCTGTCCGCATTTTAATTGAAACTAGTTATAAATTAACTAGTTCCCACTCTAAAGTCTCTACAATCTCAACAATATTTGTTGCTTTCTTTTCAGTAAACTAGTAACTTgtaagagttaaaaaaaaataaaatgcagtttttctATGAATAGAATGATAAATATAGCTCAGTATCAAACCCCCAAAACTGCAGTCTGTATTAAATTGCCATATTATCTTATTGtctgaaatgttttttcccctgtcATCCATTTAACCATTTGCTTTCCCCCCTATTCTTACTGTTTAGATTCCTAAAGGGTATTAAGTTTATTGCCCACAAAACTGTATTTGTAAGTGAGCTCATTTCTTGCTCTGCTATGTTGCTAACCACATGGCCACTCACTCACCCTAAGCTTTTGTGTGAAGGTTTGCTATGTCCAGAAAACTACTTGTGTGTCTCAAGCATGCCTTGACATTAACAGTTTGATGGAGACTTGAACTATGAGAGAGGTCTGcagatgttaattaattaattgtggaAATATAAAACAggaattttaaatttataattgtaaatgCTCATTAGAGGGCATCTGGTAATGTGACTTTTGGCAGCAATTGTTCTGATTATTAATATATGAGAATACCTTGgcacatttttttataaatcagatCCACTTATCGGACTTTTAAACTCCTTACGCAACGTTACAATGGTATTTTCCACTTCTGCACACTCCGAAAACACATGCAAATTGATTTAGTTATTGTGATTTGGTTTTAGGCTTGTTCAGCCAAAGGGGCTAATCAGATTGCTTAACAATAATA
Protein-coding regions in this window:
- the ywhae1 gene encoding tyrosine 3-monooxygenase/tryptophan 5-monooxygenase activation protein, epsilon polypeptide 1 isoform X2 translates to MANREDLVYQAKLAEQAERYDEMVESMKKVAGMDVELTVEERNLLSVAYKNVIGARRASWRIISSIEQKEENKGGEDKLKMIREYRQTVETELKSICNDILDVLDKHLIPAANSGESKVFYYKMKGDYHRYLAEFATGNDRKEAAENSLVAYKAASDIAMTDLQPTHPIRLGLALNFSVFYYEILNSPDRACRLAKAAFDDAIAELDTLSEESYKDSTLIMQLLRDNLTLWTSDMQGDDS
- the ywhae1 gene encoding tyrosine 3-monooxygenase/tryptophan 5-monooxygenase activation protein, epsilon polypeptide 1 isoform X1 — protein: MANREDLVYQAKLAEQAERYDEMVESMKKVAGMDVELTVEERNLLSVAYKNVIGARRASWRIISSIEQKEENKGGEDKLKMIREYRQTVETELKSICNDILDVLDKHLIPAANSGESKVFYYKMKGDYHRYLAEFATGNDRKEAAENSLVAYKAASDIAMTDLQPTHPIRLGLALNFSVFYYEILNSPDRACRLAKAAFDDAIAELDTLSEESYKDSTLIMQLLRDNLTLWTSDMQGDGEEQSKEALQDVEDENQ